In Halobacteriovorax marinus SJ, the following proteins share a genomic window:
- a CDS encoding tryptophan 2,3-dioxygenase family protein, whose product MKKKIHDPVYYGEYLQLNKLLDTQLPKSLELENNEAHDETLFIIVHQVYELWFKQIIHELKSIVEMFSGKTVQEKDLTTVVARLERITKIQGLLVDQLSVMETMTPMDFLEFRDLLVPASGFQSVQFREIEVLMGLKTNNRKEVDREYFLGRLNDEDKERILKVESSPSILELTQAWLERIPFTKNKDFDFWSEYEKQINIILDDDEKIIHENQATLDSRSMAIQLENLNATRETFASLLDDKRHEQLRKIGKRTLSREATLNALFILLYRDEPILHLPYRFLTTLMDMDELFTTWRYRHAIMAQRMLGTKIGTGGSSGHHYLKMAAENNRVYLDLFNLSTFLIPRSKLPTLPEDIKKNLGFHFNE is encoded by the coding sequence ATGAAAAAGAAAATTCACGACCCTGTGTACTACGGAGAATATTTACAACTTAATAAGTTATTAGACACCCAACTCCCCAAGTCACTAGAGCTTGAAAATAACGAAGCCCATGATGAAACTTTATTTATTATTGTTCATCAAGTTTATGAATTATGGTTCAAACAGATTATTCACGAGTTAAAATCTATCGTAGAAATGTTCTCTGGAAAGACTGTTCAAGAAAAAGATCTAACAACAGTCGTTGCAAGATTAGAGAGGATTACAAAAATCCAAGGGCTCTTAGTCGATCAACTCTCTGTTATGGAAACGATGACTCCGATGGACTTCTTAGAGTTTAGAGACCTTCTCGTTCCTGCGTCAGGATTTCAAAGTGTTCAATTTAGAGAAATTGAAGTTCTTATGGGATTAAAAACTAATAATAGAAAAGAAGTTGATAGAGAGTATTTTCTTGGCCGACTGAATGATGAGGACAAAGAGCGTATTCTAAAAGTAGAATCCTCTCCTTCAATCTTAGAGCTAACGCAAGCATGGCTAGAGAGAATCCCTTTTACCAAAAATAAAGATTTTGATTTTTGGAGTGAATATGAAAAACAAATTAATATCATCTTAGATGATGATGAAAAAATTATTCATGAAAACCAGGCCACTCTCGATTCGAGAAGTATGGCAATACAGCTTGAAAATTTAAATGCAACAAGAGAAACCTTTGCTTCTCTTCTTGACGATAAGAGACATGAGCAGCTTCGAAAAATTGGAAAGCGAACCCTTTCACGTGAAGCAACCCTCAATGCTCTCTTCATTTTACTCTATAGAGACGAACCTATTCTTCACCTTCCTTACCGCTTCCTAACAACGTTAATGGATATGGATGAACTTTTCACAACGTGGAGATATAGACACGCCATAATGGCACAGAGGATGCTCGGAACAAAAATTGGTACAGGTGGGTCTTCAGGTCACCACTACCTCAAGATGGCGGCTGAAAATAATCGAGTCTATTTAGACCTATTCAATCTTTCAACTTTCCTGATTCCAAGATCAAAATTGCCAACATTACCAGAAGACATAAAGAAGAACTTAGGATTTCACTTTAATGAATAG
- the cyoE gene encoding heme o synthase, protein MHILINLTIFLTYVLIVLGGVVHNTGAGLSCPDWPLCYGKLIETSSGQGALLEQLHRSLASLIGILSIWIFVLGRKYKESSPKFYKYTLGCFLLVAFQGALGASTFFYKLPTLISTTHLCISLIFFCSLQSMYYEYQSKIKQRRFSLNRGSLEKLLDPSLKNGVFYSLLAVSIQAFLGAVLRHSGAGKICGSGEFFFQCAHQATGEILYWSSISKVQLNLAHKYFSIITFLVVMWNCSRVLVSSFRFRSISKGFTYKLAAGVVAVIFLILAQAISGSFVAKTSVSVIPTTLHLALATLLIYGLWNLRNLLRYTEEEILGEVRHTFVSDVLEITKLRLGILVVITIAVGLFAAPGGINFFSALFALILMTMVVCGSTTLNCYIERDVDALMERTRNRALPSGRMKPATALVIGYGLICVALPLIVIFVNWTTMILSLIAAVLYLYAYTPMKLKSELALFVGAIPGAIPPVMGWTTVTGKIDAMAIILFSILFIWQIPHFLAIAIYYSKDYDAGSIKVYPNKTGFAKSKRDIFIYTIVLVLTSLAPYLIGYASLGYLNTALVLGILFIVLSILGFFKESDLQVDRWARQYFLASIIYLPILLSSLIFFS, encoded by the coding sequence ATGCACATTTTAATAAATCTCACAATATTTCTTACCTACGTTCTTATTGTTCTTGGGGGAGTTGTTCACAACACTGGTGCGGGGCTGAGCTGTCCCGACTGGCCACTCTGTTATGGAAAACTAATTGAAACTTCTTCGGGTCAAGGAGCACTTCTAGAGCAATTACATAGGTCATTGGCCAGCCTTATAGGGATTCTCTCTATTTGGATTTTTGTCTTAGGAAGAAAGTATAAAGAGAGCTCTCCTAAGTTTTATAAGTATACGCTAGGGTGTTTCCTGCTGGTTGCCTTTCAAGGTGCGCTTGGGGCCTCAACATTCTTTTATAAATTACCTACATTAATCTCAACTACACACCTTTGTATTAGTTTAATTTTCTTCTGCTCATTGCAGTCGATGTACTACGAGTATCAGTCAAAAATTAAGCAGAGAAGATTTTCTCTTAACAGGGGGTCTTTAGAGAAACTACTAGATCCTTCTTTGAAGAATGGTGTATTTTACTCACTCTTGGCCGTATCAATACAGGCGTTCTTAGGAGCAGTTCTCAGACATAGTGGTGCTGGAAAAATATGTGGAAGTGGAGAGTTCTTTTTTCAATGTGCTCATCAGGCCACTGGCGAAATTTTGTATTGGTCTAGCATTTCAAAAGTTCAGCTCAATTTAGCCCATAAATACTTTTCAATTATTACTTTCTTAGTGGTGATGTGGAATTGCTCACGCGTGCTTGTTTCAAGTTTTCGATTTAGAAGTATTTCAAAGGGCTTTACATATAAACTCGCTGCTGGAGTTGTGGCAGTTATTTTTCTTATCTTGGCCCAAGCAATCTCAGGTTCATTTGTTGCAAAGACAAGTGTGAGCGTAATACCAACGACTTTGCACTTGGCCTTAGCAACTCTCTTAATTTATGGTCTTTGGAATCTTCGCAATCTACTTCGCTATACGGAGGAAGAGATTCTTGGAGAGGTCAGACATACTTTTGTAAGTGATGTTTTAGAAATTACTAAATTGAGACTTGGTATTTTAGTCGTTATCACAATTGCTGTTGGCCTTTTTGCGGCACCAGGTGGAATTAATTTCTTTTCAGCTCTATTTGCACTCATCTTGATGACTATGGTTGTGTGTGGGTCAACTACATTGAACTGCTATATTGAACGAGACGTAGATGCTTTAATGGAGCGTACACGTAATAGGGCACTTCCCTCTGGAAGAATGAAGCCAGCAACAGCTCTTGTTATCGGTTATGGACTTATTTGTGTGGCCCTTCCGTTAATTGTTATTTTTGTAAATTGGACAACAATGATCTTATCGCTAATAGCGGCCGTTCTTTATTTGTATGCTTATACTCCAATGAAGTTGAAGAGTGAGTTGGCTCTATTTGTCGGAGCAATTCCTGGTGCAATTCCGCCAGTGATGGGTTGGACTACGGTAACCGGCAAAATTGATGCTATGGCGATCATCCTTTTTTCAATTCTTTTTATTTGGCAGATTCCACATTTTTTGGCGATAGCAATTTATTACTCCAAAGATTATGACGCGGGTAGTATCAAGGTTTATCCAAATAAAACCGGCTTCGCAAAATCTAAACGAGATATCTTTATTTATACTATTGTATTAGTACTAACTTCGTTAGCCCCCTATTTAATAGGCTATGCGAGCCTTGGCTATTTAAATACAGCTTTAGTTTTGGGTATTTTATTTATAGTTTTATCTATTTTAGGATTTTTTAAAGAGTCAGATTTGCAGGTAGATCGTTGGGCAAGGCAGTATTTTTTAGCGTCAATCATTTATCTACCAATTCTTTTATCATCTTTGATTTTCTTTAGCTGA
- a CDS encoding c-type cytochrome, giving the protein MKNMAKLTLTLLILGAFTSCSESHFREDKIFAGGKYVTAKTLNKGKQIYTEYCMPCHGVKGDGKGVAAKGMKVPPRDFTKGIFKFGHVLSGELPHDKDLFEILAKGLHGTAMLPWDLKDDQADAVVQYIKTFAPEVWEGKDKELGAHVELINDPYGLAHRSAAIEKGRAIYHGEANCQSCHRAYIGVEALGKITGESPREIDMEVYQQKPQETEWGFQNIPPDFTWDVVRSAVTTEELARRIAYGIGGTSMPAWKDTITDDQIWAVAYYVKSLMEMKDSQLRKDLMNAIKAENSKYGK; this is encoded by the coding sequence ATGAAGAATATGGCTAAGCTTACTTTAACTCTTCTTATCCTTGGTGCTTTTACTTCTTGTAGTGAAAGTCACTTTCGTGAAGACAAAATCTTCGCTGGTGGTAAGTACGTAACAGCTAAGACTTTAAACAAGGGAAAGCAGATCTATACTGAGTACTGTATGCCTTGTCACGGAGTTAAGGGTGATGGAAAAGGTGTAGCTGCTAAAGGAATGAAGGTTCCACCAAGAGATTTTACAAAAGGTATCTTTAAATTTGGTCACGTACTATCTGGAGAGTTACCACACGATAAAGATCTTTTCGAGATTTTAGCTAAAGGTCTTCACGGGACAGCGATGCTTCCTTGGGATCTAAAAGATGATCAAGCAGATGCTGTTGTTCAATATATTAAGACATTTGCTCCTGAAGTTTGGGAAGGTAAAGATAAAGAACTTGGCGCTCATGTTGAACTTATTAACGATCCTTATGGGTTAGCGCACAGATCAGCAGCCATTGAAAAAGGTAGAGCGATTTACCACGGAGAAGCGAACTGCCAATCATGTCACAGAGCTTATATTGGTGTTGAAGCTCTTGGAAAGATCACAGGAGAAAGTCCAAGAGAAATTGACATGGAAGTTTATCAGCAAAAACCTCAAGAAACAGAATGGGGATTCCAAAATATCCCACCTGATTTTACTTGGGACGTTGTTAGAAGTGCTGTAACAACAGAAGAGCTCGCTCGTAGAATTGCATACGGAATTGGTGGTACATCAATGCCAGCATGGAAAGATACAATTACTGACGACCAGATCTGGGCCGTTGCTTACTATGTAAAAAGTCTAATGGAGATGAAAGACTCTCAATTAAGAAAAGACCTAATGAATGCTATAAAAGCTGAAAATAGCAAGTACGGAAAATAG
- a CDS encoding SCO family protein: protein MTTVVGYVRRNTFFEKLVASKLFWFLFIAFTFSYPIYKSINRELPPPLPKLYKVPEYTLLNSFNKPFGSKDLNGKIYIAGFAFTSCPTTCPALMEKMDQIQKRVRGLGTNIALVTFTVDPEYDTPEVLFKFARKRHANPYVWSFVTGTEEQLSKTIIDGFKVPMGKREPITGNVDGEEVSLIDIAHSEKFVLVDWNGYVRKYYETDKHSINQMMIDVGLLANSNENK from the coding sequence ATGACTACTGTAGTAGGTTATGTAAGAAGAAATACTTTTTTTGAAAAGCTTGTGGCCAGCAAGCTTTTTTGGTTTCTTTTTATCGCCTTTACTTTTTCATACCCTATCTACAAATCAATCAATAGGGAACTTCCACCACCTCTTCCAAAACTTTATAAAGTTCCAGAGTACACACTACTCAATAGCTTTAATAAACCATTTGGAAGTAAAGACCTTAACGGAAAAATTTATATTGCAGGATTTGCATTTACTAGTTGTCCGACGACTTGTCCTGCTTTAATGGAAAAAATGGATCAAATCCAAAAGCGAGTCAGAGGGTTAGGAACAAATATTGCTCTAGTAACTTTCACTGTTGATCCGGAATACGATACGCCTGAAGTCCTTTTTAAGTTCGCTCGAAAGAGACATGCTAATCCTTACGTGTGGAGCTTTGTAACTGGAACTGAAGAGCAATTATCAAAAACAATAATAGATGGCTTTAAAGTCCCAATGGGCAAGCGTGAGCCTATAACAGGTAATGTTGACGGAGAAGAAGTTTCACTGATTGATATTGCCCATAGTGAGAAGTTTGTTTTGGTAGATTGGAACGGTTACGTTCGCAAATACTACGAGACAGATAAGCACAGTATTAATCAGATGATGATTGATGTTGGCCTACTTGCTAATAGTAACGAAAATAAATAA
- a CDS encoding cytochrome c oxidase subunit I — translation MAFYEQHIHDAPKTFLSKYIFSYDHKVIGKQFLWYGILFLGIGGMMALMIRWTLAFPGQAFPVIGNFLFPSTGGVVPPDTYAMLFTMHGTIMIFYAITPILIGAFGNYLIPLMIGARDMAFPLLNMLSFHIAVISGVLLLAGLFTPLGAAAGGWTSYPTLSTLIGSPGVGQTLWTLAIFVLGISSTMGAINYITTIITLRAPGMGYFDMPLSVWGLGLTAILNAIFLPVLGAGCLLLVFDRVFGTAFFLAGAAATSGTGDPILFQHVFWIFGHPEVYILILPAWGIVSDLLSFFARKPAFGAKATALSMTTITILSTIVYGHHMYTTQMSPLLTQSFMTLTMTISIPSAIFFANWLGTIWKGSIRFHSPMLFSLGVVFVFGLGGLTGLYLATVTTDLYLHDTYFVVGHFHYTMAASVLLGGFAATYFWMPKMFGTMMNEFWAKVHFWITMLGLNGIFMGMMIVGYAGMHRRLYNPFVYEFMERMIPINTFVTWSAITMGLAQFIFVANFVHAVFFKKEKASANPWEVGTLEWTIPSPSPHYNFKEIPVVKCGPHEFGNPNLTGDRDFQFQTEELA, via the coding sequence ATGGCTTTTTACGAACAACATATCCATGATGCTCCAAAAACTTTTCTGTCGAAGTATATTTTTTCTTACGACCATAAAGTGATTGGAAAACAATTTCTTTGGTATGGAATCTTATTCCTAGGAATCGGTGGGATGATGGCCCTTATGATTCGTTGGACACTAGCGTTTCCAGGTCAAGCATTTCCTGTAATTGGAAATTTCCTCTTCCCTTCAACTGGGGGAGTCGTTCCACCTGATACTTATGCAATGTTATTTACAATGCACGGAACGATTATGATCTTCTATGCGATCACGCCAATTTTAATTGGGGCTTTCGGGAATTATCTAATCCCGTTAATGATCGGTGCTAGAGATATGGCATTTCCACTATTAAATATGCTCTCATTTCACATTGCTGTGATTTCAGGGGTACTTTTATTGGCCGGTCTATTTACGCCACTAGGTGCTGCAGCTGGGGGATGGACATCCTATCCAACGCTCTCGACACTTATTGGATCGCCGGGAGTGGGACAAACTCTGTGGACCTTGGCGATTTTCGTTCTTGGTATCTCATCAACAATGGGTGCAATCAACTACATTACAACAATCATTACGCTAAGAGCTCCGGGAATGGGATACTTTGATATGCCACTTTCTGTATGGGGACTTGGTTTAACAGCAATTCTAAACGCTATCTTCCTTCCAGTTTTAGGAGCAGGTTGTTTACTACTTGTATTCGATAGAGTTTTTGGAACAGCTTTCTTCCTAGCTGGAGCTGCTGCAACATCTGGAACAGGTGATCCAATTTTATTCCAACACGTATTTTGGATCTTTGGTCACCCTGAAGTTTATATCCTTATTCTTCCAGCATGGGGTATCGTTTCAGACCTTCTTTCATTCTTTGCAAGAAAGCCAGCGTTTGGTGCTAAAGCTACAGCTTTATCAATGACTACAATTACAATTCTTTCAACAATTGTTTACGGTCACCACATGTATACAACTCAGATGTCACCACTTCTTACTCAGTCGTTTATGACTCTGACAATGACGATTTCAATTCCATCTGCAATCTTCTTTGCGAACTGGCTTGGAACAATTTGGAAAGGTTCGATTCGTTTCCATTCTCCAATGCTATTTTCTTTAGGAGTTGTATTTGTATTCGGTCTTGGTGGATTAACAGGGCTATACTTAGCAACAGTTACTACAGACCTTTACCTACACGATACTTACTTTGTAGTTGGACACTTCCACTACACAATGGCCGCTTCAGTTCTTCTTGGTGGTTTTGCTGCAACTTATTTCTGGATGCCAAAAATGTTTGGAACAATGATGAATGAGTTTTGGGCAAAGGTTCACTTTTGGATCACTATGCTAGGTCTAAACGGAATCTTCATGGGAATGATGATTGTAGGTTATGCAGGTATGCACAGAAGACTATACAATCCATTTGTCTATGAATTCATGGAAAGAATGATTCCAATTAATACTTTCGTTACTTGGTCAGCAATCACAATGGGACTTGCGCAATTTATTTTTGTTGCAAACTTTGTTCACGCTGTTTTCTTCAAGAAAGAAAAAGCAAGTGCAAACCCTTGGGAAGTTGGGACTCTGGAGTGGACTATTCCTTCTCCGTCACCTCACTACAACTTTAAAGAAATTCCAGTTGTAAAGTGTGGACCACATGAATTTGGAAACCCTAATCTAACAGGTGATAGAGATTTCCAATTCCAAACGGAAGAGCTTGCTTAA
- a CDS encoding cytochrome c oxidase subunit 3, with translation MNTVATNPTLTKERLGRQLTSSIAMTVILVTFSMLFASLLLGFTVFRLTSDVWPPMGFERVDLFLPTISTIVIALSSFTFWKYEKLFLQENSEKKLWLSFTVLLGFSFMVAQMLLWSDLHSKGIYVQDGIFPSIIFSFTWTHAAHVVVAWFLLFYLVPTLKESASVETLENRVFNIGKFWHFLGVVWLIMYITIFLF, from the coding sequence ATGAATACTGTAGCGACGAATCCTACATTGACAAAAGAAAGGCTTGGAAGACAGTTAACGTCTTCCATAGCAATGACTGTAATCTTAGTTACATTTTCAATGTTATTCGCATCGCTACTTCTGGGCTTTACTGTTTTCAGATTAACTTCTGACGTATGGCCACCAATGGGATTTGAAAGAGTGGATCTCTTTCTTCCAACGATAAGTACAATTGTTATCGCTCTTAGCAGTTTTACTTTTTGGAAGTATGAAAAACTCTTTTTACAAGAGAACTCAGAAAAAAAGCTGTGGCTTTCTTTCACTGTACTCCTTGGATTCTCATTTATGGTTGCACAAATGTTACTTTGGAGCGACCTACATTCTAAAGGAATTTATGTTCAGGATGGAATCTTTCCTTCGATCATTTTTTCTTTTACTTGGACCCATGCTGCTCATGTTGTTGTTGCCTGGTTCCTATTATTTTATTTGGTACCAACACTGAAAGAAAGTGCTTCTGTTGAAACTTTAGAGAATAGAGTTTTTAACATTGGAAAGTTTTGGCACTTCTTAGGTGTTGTTTGGTTAATTATGTATATAACGATTTTTTTATTTTAG
- a CDS encoding cytochrome c oxidase subunit II: MTVLSAAVSTTAKTWTLWERMQTPEDISVNGHLIDWLFNYTTYLNLFFFFLVCAGLFGFSYLYSAKRNKKAYYTYGNKKVHIIVLTVIGLSVFLGIDMNITRISNDDYVNVFAKWPTEDEKPLRVEVMAQQWAWHFRYAGRDGVFNTEDDVVQLNDLRLPVGRKVIFQVVSKDVIHSLYFPNTRRKVDAIPGRITRLWFELTKDGYYNIACAEMCGTYHYRMKAYMTSYTQENFEEWMKEAEDKAIAQNDRENADLYWGWPWTW, from the coding sequence ATGACTGTTTTATCTGCTGCAGTTTCTACAACTGCAAAAACTTGGACTCTTTGGGAGAGAATGCAAACTCCTGAAGACATTTCAGTTAATGGGCATCTTATTGATTGGCTTTTTAACTACACAACTTACCTGAACTTATTCTTTTTCTTCTTAGTATGTGCAGGTCTTTTTGGTTTCTCTTACCTCTATAGTGCTAAGAGAAATAAGAAAGCATACTACACTTATGGGAATAAGAAAGTTCACATCATCGTTCTGACTGTAATTGGTCTATCGGTATTCTTAGGAATCGATATGAACATTACAAGAATTTCTAATGATGACTACGTAAACGTATTTGCGAAGTGGCCAACAGAAGATGAGAAACCTCTTCGCGTAGAAGTGATGGCTCAGCAGTGGGCTTGGCACTTTAGATATGCAGGTAGAGACGGAGTTTTCAACACAGAAGACGATGTTGTACAGCTTAATGACTTAAGACTCCCTGTTGGAAGAAAAGTTATTTTCCAAGTTGTTTCTAAAGACGTTATTCACTCTCTTTACTTCCCGAATACGAGAAGAAAAGTTGATGCAATACCTGGTCGTATTACAAGGCTATGGTTCGAGTTAACTAAAGATGGTTACTACAATATCGCGTGTGCGGAAATGTGTGGAACTTATCACTATAGAATGAAAGCTTATATGACTTCATATACTCAAGAAAACTTTGAGGAGTGGATGAAAGAAGCAGAAGACAAAGCAATTGCCCAGAACGATCGTGAAAATGCTGATCTGTACTGGGGATGGCCTTGGACTTGGTAA
- a CDS encoding cytochrome C oxidase subunit IV family protein, with the protein MSEVHHHSHKKLYIIIFFALAILTVVEIIIPELDIAYYLKASSLVGLALGKAFLVAYFYMHLNEETKWMKWIAAVPLSAFLYAAVLIAESMFR; encoded by the coding sequence ATGTCTGAAGTTCATCACCATAGCCACAAGAAGTTGTATATAATTATTTTCTTCGCTCTAGCGATCTTAACAGTTGTTGAAATTATCATTCCAGAACTTGATATAGCTTATTACTTAAAAGCATCTTCACTTGTTGGACTTGCTCTTGGAAAAGCTTTCTTAGTTGCATACTTCTATATGCACTTAAATGAAGAAACAAAGTGGATGAAATGGATCGCAGCAGTTCCTTTATCAGCATTTTTATATGCAGCTGTTTTGATTGCAGAATCAATGTTTAGATAA
- a CDS encoding DUF420 domain-containing protein gives MQEKQSNNTAYTAIGIVSFITISFLVWLIYFKTPHQATGDWVEQLPAINALLNSISFVLLCSGYVFIKKGLRSLHIKSMIAATISSFLFVASYITYHHFHGDTKFLAEGPIKYIYFTILITHIVLSIPLVPLVLTTLYHAYAENFSSHKKLAKITFPIWVYISVTGVLIYLILNNFNV, from the coding sequence ATGCAGGAAAAGCAGAGTAATAATACTGCCTATACTGCTATTGGAATTGTAAGCTTTATTACAATTTCATTTCTTGTTTGGTTAATCTACTTTAAGACTCCTCATCAAGCGACAGGGGATTGGGTAGAGCAGCTTCCTGCCATTAACGCCCTTTTAAATTCAATTTCTTTTGTACTACTTTGTAGTGGATATGTTTTCATAAAGAAAGGCCTTAGGTCACTTCATATTAAGAGTATGATTGCCGCCACAATCTCTTCTTTTCTCTTTGTGGCCAGCTATATCACTTATCACCACTTTCATGGGGATACTAAATTTCTTGCTGAAGGACCAATAAAGTATATCTACTTTACTATTTTGATTACTCATATCGTACTCTCTATTCCTTTAGTTCCTCTTGTTCTTACAACTCTTTATCATGCTTATGCTGAGAATTTTTCTTCTCATAAGAAGTTGGCGAAAATCACATTTCCAATTTGGGTTTATATCTCTGTGACAGGAGTATTAATCTATTTGATCCTGAACAACTTTAATGTTTAG
- a CDS encoding aminotransferase class V-fold PLP-dependent enzyme: MNRFQKLFSTFINNNSGKLHFACHSHHYWPDCTREAQLNYWDDSSRLVDDKWGEIFSKRIPNVQNLISEVLNFDRAEDICFAPNTHELVTRVMSSFSGKIKLLTTDSEFYSFSRQLNRLIEENTIEATIIPLEPIDTFEERFTKESHKGFDLVFTSHVFFNSGYAINGLTEFVNKIEENNKFIIVDGYHAFMALPIDLSRIGDKIFYIAGGYKYVGSGEGSCFMTIPKSCKLRPLNTGWFAELSTLDNIDESQVGYPTNGLRFAGSTLDFTSLYRMESVLNLYKNEEINSELIHTHVQNCQREFLKMVDGLNHSHLNRENLLYSEERDHGHFLTFELESASLVESLKEKLSLNGVLTDSRKNRLRFGFSIYHDPKEYKAELFNVTL; encoded by the coding sequence ATGAATAGATTTCAGAAATTATTTTCTACATTTATTAACAATAACTCAGGAAAACTACACTTCGCGTGCCACAGTCATCACTATTGGCCGGACTGTACTAGAGAAGCACAACTAAATTATTGGGATGACTCTTCAAGGCTTGTTGACGACAAGTGGGGAGAGATTTTCTCTAAGCGAATTCCAAATGTTCAAAACCTTATTAGTGAAGTTTTAAATTTCGATAGAGCTGAAGATATATGTTTTGCTCCCAATACTCATGAACTCGTAACAAGGGTGATGAGCTCATTTAGCGGTAAAATTAAACTCCTTACAACAGATTCTGAATTTTATTCATTCTCAAGGCAGCTCAATAGACTCATTGAAGAAAACACTATTGAAGCAACAATAATCCCTCTTGAACCGATTGATACCTTTGAAGAGAGATTCACCAAAGAATCACATAAAGGTTTTGATCTAGTTTTTACTTCTCATGTTTTCTTTAATAGCGGCTACGCTATTAATGGACTAACAGAATTTGTAAATAAGATCGAAGAAAATAATAAGTTTATTATAGTTGATGGCTATCACGCTTTCATGGCCCTTCCTATTGACCTAAGTAGAATTGGAGATAAAATTTTCTATATTGCTGGTGGATATAAATATGTTGGCTCAGGTGAAGGAAGTTGCTTTATGACTATCCCAAAGAGCTGTAAACTTCGTCCTCTCAATACGGGCTGGTTTGCAGAGCTTTCGACACTTGATAATATCGATGAGAGCCAAGTTGGCTACCCTACAAATGGACTTCGTTTCGCTGGCTCCACACTTGATTTTACATCTCTCTATAGAATGGAATCTGTTTTAAATTTATATAAGAATGAAGAAATAAATTCAGAGCTTATTCACACTCATGTTCAAAACTGTCAAAGAGAGTTTTTGAAAATGGTAGATGGTTTAAATCATTCTCACTTGAATAGAGAAAACCTCTTATACAGTGAAGAAAGAGATCATGGGCACTTTCTCACGTTTGAATTAGAAAGTGCGAGTCTAGTAGAATCTCTGAAAGAAAAGTTGAGTCTAAATGGAGTGCTCACGGACTCTAGAAAGAATAGACTTCGTTTTGGTTTTTCGATTTACCATGATCCAAAAGAATACAAGGCAGAGTTATTTAACGTAACATTATAA
- a CDS encoding COX15/CtaA family protein, protein MLASDRHPKYRKLLSICIFTIFFLILVGGLVRSTGSGLGCPDWPKCFGQYIPPTHISELPLDYKEKYKIAGKVIADFNPVKTWIEYINRLVGATTGILVFLLALASSSYKNEDKPIIYLSWATVFAVGFNGWLGSVVVSTHLKPVIITLHMLAAVFTVFLLLEARVRSDENNLIFHLDKQLAGPLKKILIVLILLTFGQIVLGTQVREEIDHLSHDGVLRELWISKLGLEYLVHRSYSILLVLIHGYLYFKVSKLNATHSRIIGWTKVTCAIVGVNILSGIALAYGSVPPAVQPVHLLFGLMLSCSQYFLFTLVTKSSALEV, encoded by the coding sequence ATGTTAGCGAGTGATCGTCATCCTAAATATAGGAAACTCTTAAGTATTTGTATTTTCACGATTTTCTTTCTTATTTTAGTGGGAGGATTGGTACGAAGTACAGGTTCAGGTCTTGGTTGTCCGGACTGGCCAAAGTGCTTTGGACAATATATTCCCCCGACTCATATTTCTGAATTACCACTCGACTATAAAGAGAAATATAAAATTGCAGGTAAAGTCATTGCGGACTTCAACCCTGTTAAAACGTGGATTGAATATATAAATCGCCTTGTGGGTGCAACTACAGGAATTTTAGTTTTTCTCCTCGCTTTAGCTTCTTCAAGTTATAAAAATGAAGATAAACCTATTATTTATCTCTCTTGGGCGACAGTTTTTGCAGTAGGGTTTAATGGCTGGTTAGGTTCGGTTGTTGTATCTACTCACTTAAAGCCAGTTATCATTACACTTCACATGCTTGCTGCAGTCTTTACAGTTTTCCTATTACTTGAGGCGAGAGTTCGCTCAGACGAAAATAATCTTATTTTTCATTTAGACAAGCAATTGGCCGGCCCACTCAAAAAGATTCTCATTGTGTTGATTCTTCTTACCTTTGGGCAAATTGTTTTGGGAACACAGGTGAGAGAAGAAATAGACCATCTATCACATGATGGAGTTCTTCGAGAGCTATGGATTTCAAAGCTTGGGCTTGAGTACTTAGTTCACAGATCCTATTCAATATTACTCGTTTTAATTCACGGTTATTTATATTTTAAAGTCTCGAAGCTTAATGCTACTCACTCTAGGATCATTGGTTGGACAAAAGTCACTTGTGCCATTGTTGGAGTTAATATTTTATCGGGAATTGCGCTTGCTTATGGGAGTGTGCCTCCTGCTGTGCAACCAGTTCATTTATTATTTGGATTGATGCTGTCTTGTTCTCAGTATTTTTTATTCACCCTGGTAACTAAGTCCTCTGCCCTTGAAGTGTAG